The Coffea arabica cultivar ET-39 chromosome 1e, Coffea Arabica ET-39 HiFi, whole genome shotgun sequence genome has a window encoding:
- the LOC140015511 gene encoding probable transmembrane GTPase FZO-like, chloroplastic → MVSLTPHVPSTLSRPPPPSHPLFLCNPKLPSHLWLTRGSSLPLTSPLKRNITTSTAFPFISSSLSQQQPRTLFPGGYKRPEIRVPNVVLLLSSHEVFEEDKTRGVLDVLDKAIASSVVGIVVLRGGGARGGKLLYEAACVLKSVIKDRAYLLIEERVDIAAAVNASGVLLSDQGLPAIVARNTMIDSKSESVVLPLVARTVETPSAALDASTSEGADFLIYTICGDSHKEDLVSSLFQRVRIPTFIMVDSLVDEKSFHEALNLVKSGASGLVVSLPDLKLLGSDDSNKLYESLYVLSKRMDGKVQKSDEMNMLDVDNGSSPKVGVAGFAKLEERERQLVETERSLLLDARDVIQQAAPLMEEVSLLMDAVSQLDEPFLLVIVGEFNSGKSTVINALLGEKYLSDGVVPTTNEITFLRYSKEDVHHQHRCERHPDGQILCYLPAPILKDMIIVDTPGTNVILQRQQRLTEEFVPRADLILFVMSADRPLTESEVTFLRYTQQWKKKVVFVLNKSDLYQNTSELQEAISFIEENARKLLNTEIITLYPVSARCALEAKLSAASNVSELGELYRTSSHWKISSFFEFEDYLYSFLDGTTSTGIERIKLKLGTPLGIAERLLSSCQKLVREEYQRVKLDLASLNNIVDGVKDYAHKMKSESTAWERQLLSLVNSAQERAIQLLESTLQLSNLDIVTSYVFKGGNSAPMPVTSTVQNDIIGPAASQAKNIVGEYVIWLQSSNAREGRVYKEALAQRWSSLVDPHQVQLHKTDLLGERGELSVKVLEDFSASAASKLFEQEIREVFLGTFGGLGAAGLSASLLTSVLPTTLEDLLALGLCSAGGLLAISNFPARKRLVVDKVKRAGDALARELEGAMQKDLLETINNLEKYVRFVGEPYQDVMQHRLDELAGTSDELIQIEKKLQTLRIEIENLHV, encoded by the exons ATGGTATCATTAACACCTCACGTTCCCAGCACCCTTTCCCGACCGCCACCCCCATCACATCCCCTGTTTTTGTGTAATCCCAAGCTCCCGAGCCACCTCTGGCTGACTCGCGGCTCCAGTTTGCCCCTAACTTCTCCGCTGAAGAGAAACATCACTACTAGTACTGCTTTTCCTTTCATTTCGAGCTCTCTTAGCCAGCAGCAGCCCAGAACCTTATTTCCGGGCGGATACAAGCGGCCTGAGATTAGAGTACCCAATGTGGTGCTCCTCTTGAGCTCCCACGAGGTCTTCGAGGAGGATAAAACAAGGGGCGTCCTTGATGTTCTTGATAAGGCCATCGCTAGTTCGGTGGTTGGCATCGTGGTGCTCAGGGGCGGCGGAGCAAGAGGTGGTAAGTTGCTGTACGAGGCTGCTTGTGTGTTGAAGTCAGTGATCAAGGACCGAGCTTACTTGCTTATTGAGGAGCGTGTTGATATTGCAGCCGCCGTCAATGCCAGTGGAGTTTTGCTTTCTGATCaag GTCTTCCTGCAATAGTGGCAAGGAATACGATGATAGATTCAAAATCTGAATCGGTAGTTCTTCCTTTGGTTGCCAGGACTGTTGAGACTCCCAGTGCTGCTTTAGATGCATCAACTTCTGAAGGTGCCGACTTTCTTATATACACCATTTGTGGAGATAGCCATAAGGAGGATCTGGTGTCATCTTTGTTTCAGCGTGTGAGGATTCCTACTTTTATCATGGTTGATTCACTTGTGGATGAGAAGTCATTTCATGAAGCTTTGAATTTAGTCAAATCTGGAGCAAGTGGATTAGTAGTTTCATTGCCTGATTTAAAGCTGCTTGGCAGTGATGATTCAAACAAATTATATGAAAGTCTATATGTACTTAGCAAGAGAATGGACGGCAAGGTtcaaaaatctgatgagatgaaTATGTTGGATGTAGACAATGGTAGTTCTCCAAAGGTAGGGGTGGCTGGTTTTGCAAAATTAGAGGAGAGAGAAAGACAGTTGGTGGAAACAGAAAGATCACTTCTGCTCGATGCAAGAGATGTCATCCAACAAGCTGCACCACTG ATGGAGGAAGTGTCTCTTCTCATGGATGCAGTTTCTCAACTGGACGAACCATTTTTGCTGGTCATAGTG GGAGAATTCAACTCTGGGAAATCAACAGTCATAAATGCTCTTTTAGGAGAAAAATATCTGTCAGATGGGGTTGTTCCTACCACCAATGAGATTACTTTTTTACGCTATTCTAAAGAAGATGTTCATCACCAACATCGCTGTGAAAGACATCCAGATGGTCAAATTTTGTGCTATCTCCCTGCTCCAATCCTCAAAGAT ATGATTATTGTTGATACTCCTGGAACAAATGTGATACTTCAAAGGCAACAGCGGCTTACTGAGGAATTTGTGCCACGTGCAGATTTAATATTGTTTGTCATGTCTGCTGATCGGCCACTGACAGAGAGTGAG GTTACTTTTCTTCGTTACACTCAGCAGTGGAAGAAAAAGGTTGTGTTTGTGCTCAATAAATCCGATCTTTATCAGAACACTAGTGAG CTTCAGGAAGCTATTTCATTTATAGAAGAAAATGCACGGAAGTTGCTTAATACTGAAATTATAACATTATATCCCGTGTCTGCACGGTGTGCTCTTGAAGCAAAGTTATCTGCTGCCTCAAATGTTAGTGAGCTTGGTGAACTGTACAGGACAAGTTCTCATTGGAAAATCAGTAGCTTCTTTGAATTTGAAGATTACTTGTACAGCTTTTTGGATGGTACAACAAGTACAGGGATTGAACGGATAAAGCTTAAGCTTGGAACACCGCTTGGGATTGCAGAGCGGTTACTGTCTTCTTGTCAAAAGCTTGTGAGAGAAGAGTACCAGAGAGTGAAACTGGACTTGGCATCATTGAATAACATTGTTGATGGGGTGAAAGACTATGCACATAAGATGAAAAGTGAGAGCACTGCTTGGGAGAGACAATTATTGTCTCTG GTTAATTCTGCACAAGAACGTGCTATCCAGCTTTTAGAATCAACTCTGCAGTTATCAAATCTTGATATTGTGACCTCATATGTTTTCAAGGGAGGGAATTCTGCTCCTATGCCTGTGACCTCCACTGTCCAAAATGACATCATTGGGCCAGCAGCTTCTCAAGCAAAA AATATTGTTGGGGAATATGTGATATGGTTACAGTCAAGCAATGCTCGTGAAGGAAGAGTTTATAAAGAAGCTTTGGCACAAAGATGGTCTTCATTAGTTGATCCACACCAGGTACAACTTCACAAAACTGACTTACTTGGGGAAAGAGGCGAATTGAGTGTCAAAGTGCTGGAAGATTTCAGTGCATCTGCTGCTTCTAAACtgtttgagcaagaaattcgcGAAGTG TTCCTGGGTACTTTTGGTGGACTAGGAGCAGCTGGTTTGTCTGCATCACTTCTGACATCCGTACTACCAACAACACTCGAAGATCTCCTTGCTTTAGGCCTATGTTCTGCTGGCGG CTTGTTAGCAATATCCAACTTTCCCGCACGCAAGCGACTGGTCGTGGATAAAGTGAAGAGGGCTGGAGATGCATTAGCTCGTGAACTTGAAGGGGCAATGCAGAAGGACCTTTTAGAGACAATTAATAATCTGGAGAAGTATGTAAGGTTTGTGGGCGAGCCATACCAAGATGTAATGCAGCATAGACTGGACGAACTCGCTGGCACTTCAGACGAGTTAATACAGATTGAGAAAAAACTTCAGACATTAAGAATTGAGATTGAAAATCTCCATGTATGA
- the LOC113716640 gene encoding uncharacterized protein → MSSNVCQGLQSCTEPGLVEPRVLIQNLAPPIHNSSQSNPWTQKPKNAPPQPQQEQNEMIIPNENDKNILIQRKHCYCDSVESKRNSDSLWSSIQALTRTSQNRMQVSEAEQQVYVHPLVKRSSSGLSTKSLEMCTENLGSETGSSIDQSIDDFPSPSLDSRRRNVQGMHRSRSREFTKKMYPSVGFPPPLTSIGGSGGVHMRTHREGGRLVLEAVSVSSCSSYFKAERANGRLRLSLMRGGFTGSDDFHDLVDEYGENAYNMQHNEEDEPEKETDNDEEEVEIEDTAEDDANERAGQWEDESDVNGENVVYEGVGVGELARPSRCKEGGAMTRNGEMSTWEPYLVTTS, encoded by the coding sequence ATGTCTTCAAACGTGTGTCAAGGGTTGCAGTCATGTACTGAGCCTGGACTCGTGGAACCACGTGTCTTAATTCAGAATTTGGCTCCACCAATACACAACTCTTCCCAGTCCAATCCATGGACTCAAAAGCCAAAAAACGCGCCTCCGCAACCACAACAGGAACAAAATGAGATGATTATTCCCAATGAGAATGACAAGAACATCCTCATCCAACGCAAACACTGCTACTGTGATTCGGTCGAGAGCAAAAGGAACAGTGACTCGCTCTGGAGCTCCATCCAGGCACTCACCAGAACCAGTCAGAATCGCATGCAAGTGAGCGAGGCAGAACAGCAAGTCTACGTCCACCCTCTCGTCAAGCGCTCCTCATCCGGATTAAGCACAAAAAGCTTGGAAATGTGCACCGAAAATTTAGGGAGCGAAACGGGAAGCAGCATTGACCAAAGCATAGATGActtcccttccccttcactGGATTCCAGGCGGAGGAATGTCCAAGGCATGCACCGATCAAGGTCACgagaattcaccaaaaaaatgtACCCCAGTGTTGGTTTTCCTCCTCCCCTGACCTCTATTGGCGGCTCAGGCGGTGTCCATATGAGGACTCACCGCGAAGGCGGACGTCTGGTGTTGGAAGCTGTAAGTGTTTCTTCTTGCAGCTCTTACTTCAAAGCTGAACGTGCCAATGGCAGGCTTAGGCTTTCCTTGATGAGAGGTGGCTTCACGGGCTCTGACGACTTTCATGACTTGGTGGATGAGTACGGAGAAAATGCGTACAACATGCAACACAACGAAGAAGATGAACCAGAAAAGGAAACTGATAATGACGAAGAAGAGGTTGAAATTGAAGATACTGCAGAGGATGATGCTAATGAACGTGCTGGCCAGTGGGAAGATGAATCGGATGTGAACGGTGAAAATGTGGTATATGAGGGTGTGGGGGTTGGAGAGTTGGCAAGACCGAGCAGGTGCAAAGAAGGAGGAGCGATGACTAGGAACGGAGAGATGTCAACTTGGGAGCCGTATTTGGTGACCACTTCCTGA